Proteins encoded within one genomic window of Actinoplanes octamycinicus:
- a CDS encoding spherulation-specific family 4 protein, whose translation MKTLFPAYAHPGPELELDADTWIVREHPGDRRTLHQSLGRIDLDWGSRSLADVLTDVDAWRADGVEGLFLDRAPAGSGGVGPVALTVRLAARRGLHRVVLNPGVPTHPLYRDLGVRICTFEGPWSAYQTWDGDGTRPGDGHIVHGVPAALLTAARRLMGRRGAGFGLATDAGPDLAPAGAPGGGAHSAD comes from the coding sequence GTGAAGACCCTGTTTCCCGCGTACGCCCACCCCGGCCCGGAGCTGGAGCTGGACGCCGACACCTGGATCGTCCGCGAGCACCCCGGCGACCGCCGTACCCTGCACCAGTCGCTCGGCCGGATCGACCTGGACTGGGGCAGCCGGTCGCTGGCCGACGTGCTGACCGACGTGGACGCCTGGCGCGCCGACGGGGTGGAAGGGTTGTTCCTGGACCGGGCGCCGGCCGGGTCCGGCGGGGTCGGCCCGGTCGCGTTGACCGTCCGGCTCGCCGCCCGCCGCGGCCTGCACCGGGTGGTGCTGAACCCGGGGGTGCCGACCCATCCGCTCTACCGCGATCTCGGGGTGCGGATCTGCACGTTCGAGGGACCGTGGTCGGCCTACCAGACGTGGGACGGCGACGGCACCCGGCCGGGTGACGGGCACATCGTGCACGGCGTACCGGCCGCGCTGCTCACCGCCGCCCGCCGCCTGATGGGCCGCCGCGGCGCCGGCTTCGGCCTGGCCACCGACGCCGGCCCGGACCTGGCTCCGGCCGGCGCCCCCGGCGGCGGCGCCCACAGCGCCGATTAA
- a CDS encoding IS110 family transposase: protein MWFCRDDGKVNGYMGQLIIGVDPHKRSATIEIINEREQVLARGRYGTDTGGYQQMLAAGRRHAGRVWAVEGCNGIGRHLAQRLVADGETVLDVPAKLAAKARNFDTGHGRKTDGHDAHHIAVTALRTPGLRRVHADGATVALRLLADRRDQLGVARTETINRLHQLLLELIPGGAKKNLTTDQARTLLERVSVPAGDIVTATRYQLAGDLADELTTLDTKIKAANRQLKTVLAATGTQLTSLNGIGPSGAARLLGDIGDISRFPTRGHFATWNGTAPIDVSSGDNHHHRLNRAGNRRINRVLHIMAITQLRFDTPGRAYYQRKRAEGKTAMEAMRALKRRLSDTVYRQMIKDDHTAQQTATGPGGHTGATLNSSAADPNPKIDTSEKSQPGPANHHPKTPLTPTP, encoded by the coding sequence GTGTGGTTCTGCCGCGACGACGGGAAGGTCAACGGGTACATGGGTCAGCTGATCATTGGAGTCGATCCGCACAAGCGGTCCGCGACGATCGAGATCATCAACGAGCGTGAACAGGTGCTGGCCCGTGGCAGGTACGGCACCGACACCGGTGGCTACCAGCAGATGCTCGCCGCCGGCCGCCGTCACGCCGGCCGGGTGTGGGCGGTCGAGGGCTGTAACGGCATCGGCCGGCACCTGGCCCAGCGGCTGGTCGCCGACGGCGAAACCGTGCTGGACGTCCCGGCGAAACTCGCCGCGAAAGCCCGCAACTTTGACACCGGGCACGGCCGTAAAACCGACGGTCACGACGCGCACCACATCGCGGTGACCGCCCTGCGCACCCCGGGCCTGCGCCGCGTTCACGCCGACGGCGCCACCGTCGCGCTGCGGCTGCTGGCCGACCGCCGCGACCAGCTCGGTGTCGCCCGCACCGAGACCATCAACCGGCTGCACCAGCTACTGCTCGAACTGATCCCCGGCGGCGCGAAGAAGAACCTGACCACCGACCAGGCCCGCACCCTGCTCGAACGCGTCAGCGTCCCGGCCGGCGACATCGTCACCGCCACCCGCTATCAGCTGGCCGGCGACCTGGCCGACGAGCTCACCACCCTGGACACCAAGATCAAAGCAGCCAACCGGCAGCTGAAGACCGTGCTGGCCGCCACCGGCACCCAGCTGACCAGCCTCAACGGCATCGGCCCCTCCGGCGCCGCCCGCCTGCTCGGCGACATCGGCGACATCAGCCGCTTCCCGACCCGCGGGCACTTCGCCACCTGGAACGGCACCGCCCCCATCGACGTGTCCTCCGGCGACAACCATCATCACCGGCTCAACCGGGCCGGGAACCGGCGCATCAACCGGGTCCTGCACATCATGGCCATCACCCAGCTCCGCTTCGACACCCCCGGCCGCGCCTACTACCAGCGCAAACGCGCCGAAGGCAAAACCGCGATGGAAGCCATGCGAGCGTTGAAACGACGCCTGTCCGACACCGTCTACCGCCAAATGATCAAAGACGACCACACGGCACAACAGACAGCGACGGGTCCGGGAGGACACACGGGGGCGACTCTGAACTCCAGCGCGGCCGACCCAAACCCCAAGATCGACACTTCGGAAAAGTCACAACCCGGACCCGCCAACCACCACCCTAAAACACCCCTCACACCAACCCCTTGA
- the mutM gene encoding bifunctional DNA-formamidopyrimidine glycosylase/DNA-(apurinic or apyrimidinic site) lyase: MPELPEVETVRMGLAKWVTGRTIAVAEVHHPRAIRRHLPGDAHFSAILTGRTILDVARRGKYLWLPLDSGDAIIAHLGMSGQLLMQPVGAADEKHLRVRFGFTDGGPELRFVDQRTFGGLSVSEGGAELPDEISHIARDPMDPLFDDDAFSARLRGRHTEIKRALLDQSLISGVGNIYADEALWRAKLHGARPTDKLTRPAVARLLGHVRDVLSEAIVAGGTSFDELYVNVNGESGYFDRSLNAYGREGEPCHRCGTPIRRESFMNRSSFSCPRCQPKPR, translated from the coding sequence TTGCCTGAACTTCCCGAGGTCGAGACCGTCCGGATGGGTCTGGCCAAGTGGGTGACCGGCCGCACGATCGCCGTCGCCGAGGTGCACCACCCGCGCGCGATCCGCCGGCACCTGCCCGGCGACGCGCACTTCAGCGCCATCCTCACCGGACGCACCATCCTGGACGTCGCCCGCCGCGGCAAGTATCTCTGGCTGCCGCTCGACTCCGGCGACGCGATCATCGCCCACCTGGGGATGAGCGGCCAGCTGCTGATGCAGCCGGTCGGCGCCGCGGACGAGAAACACCTGCGGGTCCGGTTCGGCTTCACCGACGGCGGCCCGGAGCTGCGCTTCGTCGACCAGCGGACCTTCGGCGGCCTGTCCGTCTCGGAGGGCGGTGCCGAGCTGCCCGACGAGATCTCGCACATCGCCCGCGACCCGATGGACCCGCTCTTCGACGACGACGCCTTCTCGGCCCGGCTGCGCGGCCGGCACACCGAGATCAAACGGGCGCTGCTCGACCAGAGCCTGATCTCCGGCGTCGGCAACATCTACGCCGACGAGGCCCTCTGGCGCGCCAAGCTGCACGGCGCCCGCCCCACCGACAAACTCACCCGCCCCGCCGTCGCCCGCCTGCTGGGCCACGTCCGCGACGTCCTCTCCGAAGCGATCGTCGCCGGCGGCACCAGCTTCGACGAGCTCTACGTCAACGTGAACGGCGAGAGCGGCTACTTCGACCGCTCCCTGAACGCCTACGGCCGGGAGGGCGAGCCGTGCCACCGCTGCGGCACCCCGATCCGCCGCGAAAGCTTCATGAACCGCTCCAGCTTCAGCTGCCCCCGCTGCCAGCCAAAACCCCGCTGA